The following nucleotide sequence is from Agromyces sp. SYSU T00194.
GGACTCGCCGAACTTCGGCAAGACGGTCGAGACCGCCATCCGCGGCCTCACCTCGGTGTCGAACCAGAGCCACATCTCGTCGGTGCGCTCGGTGGAGGACGGCAACGACAAGTCGCACGCCATCGGCCTCGGCCAGATGAACCTGCACGGCTACCTCGCCCGCGAGCACATCCACTACGGGTCCGCCGAGGGCATCGACTTCACGAACATCTACTTCTACACGGTGCTGTTCCACGCGCTGAACACGTCGAACCTCATCGCCAAGGAGCGCGGCGAGGCCTTCGACGGCTTCGCCGACTCGAAGTACGCGTCGGGCGAGTTCTTCCGCAAGTACACGGATGCCCCGTGGGCGCCCGAGACCGAGCGGGTCGCGCAGCTCTTCGCCGACGCCGACGTGCACATCCCCACCCAGGAGGACTGGCGCGAGCTCGAGGCATCGGTCAAGGAGCACGGCATCTACAACCAGAACCTGCAGGCCGTGCCGCCCACCGGGTCGATCTCCTACATCAACAACTCGACCTCGTCGATCCACCCGATCGCCTCGAAGATCGAGATCCGCAAGGAGGGCAAGCTCGGGCGCGTGTACTACCCGGCGCCCTTCATGACGAACGAGAACCTCGAGTACTACGAGGACGCGTACGAGATCGGCTACGAGAAGGTCATCGACACGTACGCCGCGGCGACGCAGCACGTCGACCAGGGCCTGTCGCTCACGCTGTTCTTCAAGGACACCGCGACCACCCGCGACATCAACCGGGCCCAGATCTACGCATGGCGCAAGGGCATCAAGACCATCTACTACATCCGCCTGCGGCAGCTGGCGCTCGAGGGCACGGACATGTCCGAGTGCGTCTCGTGCATGCTGTGACCGTCTGATCAGGGATTTCTAGGAACGGGACGCGAACGATGACACTCACCGACAAGGTCAACGCGGCAGCGCACGACCCGGCGCACCAGGGCGGCGTGAAGCTGGTCAGCCAGGTCAACGCGATCAACTGGAACCGCATCCAGGACGACAAGGACCTCGAGGTGTGGAACCGCCTCGTGAACAACTTCTGGCTGCCCGAGAAGGTACCGCTGTCGAACGACGTGCAGTCGTGGAACACCCTGACGCCCGAGGAGCAGACGCTCACCATGCGGGTGTTCACGGGACTCACCCTGCTCGACACCATCCAGGGCACGGTCGGCGCGGTCTCGCTCATCCCCGACTCGCTCACGCCCCATGAGGAAGCGGTGTACACGAACATCGCGTTCATGGAATCGGTGCACGCGAAGAGCTACTCGTCGATCTTCTCGACGCTGTGCTCGACCCGCGAGATCGACGACGCGTTCCGCTGGTCGGTCGAGAACCCGAACCTGCAGCGCAAGGCCGAGATCGTCATGGAGTACTACCGCGGCGACGAGCCCCTGAAGCGCAAGGTCGCCTCGACGCTGCTCGAGTCGTTCCTGTTCTACTCGGGCTTCTACCTGCCGATGTACTGGTCGAGCCGGGCGAAGCTCACTAACACCGCCGACCTCATCCGCCTCATCATCCGCGACGAGGCCGTGCACGGGTACTACATCGGCTACAAGTACCAGAAGGGGCTCGAGCGGGTCGACCAGGCCAAGCGCGACGAGCTCAAGGACTACACGTTCTCGCTGCTCTACGAGCTCTACGACAACGAGGTGCAGTACACGCAGGACCTCTACGACGGCGTCGGCCTGACGGAGGACGTCAAGAAGTTCCTGCACTACAACGCCAACAAGGCGCTGATGAACCTCGGCTACGAGGCGATGTTCCCGAAGGAGACGACGGACGTGAACCCGGCGATCCTGTCGGCGCTCTCGCCCAACGCCGACGAGAACCACGACTTCTTCTCGGGGTCGGGCTCGTCGTACGTCATCGGTAAGGCGGTCAACACCGAAGACGAGGACTGGGACTTCTAGTCCCTCCCACAGATGTCCCGGGCGGGGTCCGGGCTCGCACAGAGAGGGGGCGGATGCGGCCGGCATCCGCCCCTTCGCGTGCGTGGTGTGCACGCACGCAACGGCGGCCGAAGCGGCGGGGCTAGGGTGGCCGCGTGACCCGGTTCGCCCTCGCCGTTCCCCACTGGGGGCCGTTCGGCGACCCGCGCGAGGCGGCTCGCCTGGCCGCGCGGGCGGAGCAGGCGGGTTGGGACGGCTACTTCACGTGGGGCGGGTTCACCTCCGGAGACGCGCCACCGAAGACGTACGACCCGTGGGTCGTGCTCGCCGCCGTCGCGTCGACGACCTCGCGCGTGCGGATCGGCACGTGCATCGCACCGCTCCCGGCGTTCCCGCCGCAGGTCGTCGCGTCGATCGTGGCGAGCCTCGACGTGCTGTCGGGCGGCCGAATGACCCTCGGCGTCGGCATCGGCGACGTGGCGCGCAGCTTCGAGATGTTCGGCCAGCCCGGCGACGCCCGCACCCGTGCCGCGCAGCTCGACGAGGCGCTCGAGCTGATCGTCCGGCTCTGGAGCGGCGAGCGGGTCGTGCACCACGGCGAGCACTACGTCGTCGACGGGTTCACCCTCGCCGCGGTGCCGGTGCAGCACCCGCGCGTGCCGATCTGGGTCGGCGGCGACAGCGCCCCGGCGAAGCGTCGCGCCGCGCGGTGGGACGGGTGGATCGGCCCCGACAACGACCCCACCGAAGCGACGGTCGCCGACCTGCGTCGGATGCGCAGCGAGTTCTCCGACGCGGAGCACCCGGTGGAGCTCGTCTGGGCCGGCGAGCTCGACGACGCCGGCACCGCCGACTGGGCGATGATCCCGCTCGTGGGCTCCCGCGAGGAGTGCCTCGCCCTCGTCGATGCAGGCCCGGCTCGCGTCTGAGGGACAGTTCTGAGCGTGAGGGCTGAAGATGTCGCCCTCAGGCCAAGGGATGGCCCTCAGACGGTGGAGGGACGGGTGGCCGCGCGGCGGTGGAGGGGCGGACGGGCGCGCAGCGTACGAGCGGTCGGCGGGCGAGCGCGCCGTGGGCGGGCGCGCGGGCGGGCGATGCCCACGTGCGAGACTCGACCGGTGACCGACATCGAGCTGGCCCGCATCGCGGGCGGCACCGTACGGCTGCACGACGCGAGGCGGAAGGTGCGCTGGAGCGTCGAGCTCGAGCCGTTCGAGATCGGCGTGTTCCCGGTGACGCAGGAGCAGCTGGCCGAGCTGCTGGGGGAGACCGCGCACCACCCGCGGCGGCCGGCGACGGATGTCAGCTGGCTGCGCGCGATCCGGTTCTGCAACGCGGCATCCGAGTGGGAGGGCCTCGACCCCGCGTACGCGTTCGACGGCGAGGAGGTCACCTGGCACGTCGACGCCGACGGGTACCGACTGCCGACCGAGGCCGAGTGGGAGTTCGCCTGCCGGGCCGGCTCGACCCAGCCGCAGTACGGCCCGCTGGCCGAGGTCGCGTGGACGAGCGCCGACGGCGTCACCGCGCCGCAGTCGATCGGCGGCAAGCTGCCGAACCTGAACGGCTTGTTCGACACCCTCGGCAACGTGTGGGAGTGGTGCTGGGACCTGCTCGACCCCGCCCGGTACGACGACTACCGCGTGTTCCGCGGCGGTGGGTTCGCCGATGACGCCTGGAGCGTGCGCGCCTCGACCCGGCGCGGGGGAGCGCCGCGCATGCATCACGAGGACGTCGGGTTCCGCGTGGCCCGCGGCGGGTTCGACGGCACGGATGCCGCGCAGGGATGGTCGGCGCAGGCCGACCTCGAGCGTGCCGACGTCGACGGGCCGCTCCCG
It contains:
- the nrdF gene encoding class 1b ribonucleoside-diphosphate reductase subunit beta produces the protein MTLTDKVNAAAHDPAHQGGVKLVSQVNAINWNRIQDDKDLEVWNRLVNNFWLPEKVPLSNDVQSWNTLTPEEQTLTMRVFTGLTLLDTIQGTVGAVSLIPDSLTPHEEAVYTNIAFMESVHAKSYSSIFSTLCSTREIDDAFRWSVENPNLQRKAEIVMEYYRGDEPLKRKVASTLLESFLFYSGFYLPMYWSSRAKLTNTADLIRLIIRDEAVHGYYIGYKYQKGLERVDQAKRDELKDYTFSLLYELYDNEVQYTQDLYDGVGLTEDVKKFLHYNANKALMNLGYEAMFPKETTDVNPAILSALSPNADENHDFFSGSGSSYVIGKAVNTEDEDWDF
- a CDS encoding formylglycine-generating enzyme family protein, translating into MTDIELARIAGGTVRLHDARRKVRWSVELEPFEIGVFPVTQEQLAELLGETAHHPRRPATDVSWLRAIRFCNAASEWEGLDPAYAFDGEEVTWHVDADGYRLPTEAEWEFACRAGSTQPQYGPLAEVAWTSADGVTAPQSIGGKLPNLNGLFDTLGNVWEWCWDLLDPARYDDYRVFRGGGFADDAWSVRASTRRGGAPRMHHEDVGFRVARGGFDGTDAAQGWSAQADLERADVDGPLPSGWTPRR
- a CDS encoding LLM class flavin-dependent oxidoreductase is translated as MTRFALAVPHWGPFGDPREAARLAARAEQAGWDGYFTWGGFTSGDAPPKTYDPWVVLAAVASTTSRVRIGTCIAPLPAFPPQVVASIVASLDVLSGGRMTLGVGIGDVARSFEMFGQPGDARTRAAQLDEALELIVRLWSGERVVHHGEHYVVDGFTLAAVPVQHPRVPIWVGGDSAPAKRRAARWDGWIGPDNDPTEATVADLRRMRSEFSDAEHPVELVWAGELDDAGTADWAMIPLVGSREECLALVDAGPARV